From the Pedobacter cryoconitis genome, one window contains:
- a CDS encoding anhydro-N-acetylmuramic acid kinase — MNVHLSDLARIAAAPSRIIAGLMSGTSLDGLDIALCEFTGSGLETKVKVLHFITMPYSQQFKEELKAISFKTQVELQKVTLLNAVIGSYSAQLVLEALKEWGYPAASVDLIASHGQTIFHAPVSLHQLDSYPNATLQIGDGDHIAVQTGIITLSDFRQKHVAAGGEGAPLAVYGDYLLLSSPVENRILLNIGGISNFTYLPGGRNPDLVFSTDVGPGNTLMDQFVQLNYPGKYYDQDAAIAKAGIPNPELVKALLAHPFFEQPFPRTTGPELFNLSYLENAKEATGQLMLSKEDTLASLCEFTAISIVTAIKQAIGAQPFKVYLSGGGMHNPLLVQQISEGLGFSVNDTADLGIDPDAKEAVLFALLANECVAGGQTDFGHRRGIPGVTMGKISLPA, encoded by the coding sequence ATGAATGTCCACCTCTCTGATTTAGCCAGAATAGCCGCAGCCCCTTCCAGAATAATTGCCGGATTAATGTCCGGAACCTCTTTGGATGGTTTAGACATTGCTTTATGTGAATTCACCGGATCAGGACTGGAAACTAAAGTCAAGGTGCTGCATTTTATTACAATGCCTTATAGTCAGCAGTTTAAAGAAGAATTGAAAGCGATTTCCTTCAAAACACAGGTAGAATTGCAGAAAGTTACTTTGTTAAATGCAGTTATCGGAAGTTATTCTGCGCAGCTGGTTTTAGAAGCTTTAAAGGAATGGGGATACCCGGCTGCCTCCGTTGATTTGATAGCGAGCCATGGACAGACCATCTTTCATGCACCTGTTTCCCTGCATCAGCTGGACTCTTACCCCAATGCTACACTGCAAATAGGGGATGGCGATCATATTGCCGTACAAACAGGGATAATCACACTGAGCGACTTTAGACAGAAACATGTGGCTGCTGGTGGAGAAGGTGCACCATTGGCCGTTTATGGAGATTACTTATTGCTTTCCAGTCCGGTTGAAAACAGGATATTATTAAATATTGGCGGCATATCGAATTTTACTTATCTGCCCGGAGGCAGAAATCCTGATCTCGTATTTTCTACAGATGTTGGCCCCGGTAATACCTTAATGGATCAATTTGTACAACTCAATTATCCGGGTAAATATTATGATCAGGATGCAGCAATAGCAAAAGCCGGAATTCCGAACCCTGAACTTGTTAAAGCCCTATTAGCTCATCCATTTTTTGAACAACCTTTTCCGCGCACTACAGGGCCTGAATTATTCAATTTGTCTTATCTGGAAAACGCAAAAGAAGCCACCGGACAGCTCATGCTTTCCAAAGAAGATACCTTAGCCTCACTTTGTGAATTTACCGCGATCAGTATCGTTACTGCGATCAAACAGGCTATTGGTGCGCAGCCGTTTAAAGTTTATTTAAGCGGAGGTGGAATGCACAATCCGCTTTTGGTGCAGCAGATCAGCGAAGGATTAGGATTTTCAGTGAATGATACTGCTGATTTAGGGATAGATCCGGATGCTAAAGAAGCAGTGCTTTTTGCGTTACTCGCGAATGAGTGTGTAGCAGGCGGACAAACTGATTTTGGCCATCGCCGTGGAATACCAGGCGTGACTATGGGTAAAATCAGCCTGCCAGCTTAA